GTTCAATAATTTCTATAGACTGCGCAGTCAGTTCACCATTAATGGAATTTAGCATCCACGGCCTGCGGTTATCCAGGTGCTCCACAGCGTGTTTAAGAGTTTCAGCGCTGGATGAATCCAGGACAATCTTCTTATCTGTACACTCCAGGGCTATATCAATAAGCCAGCATAAATCATCCTTTTCCTGCTGTACATTTCCTGAACCTGTGCCCGCATTCAGGTCAATATAATGTGCTCCTGCAGAATCCTGCATGGTTATTTCAGCTTTAATGGTATCGGCATCTTTCTGTTGAATGGCATTTTTTATACTTCGCCTGGTTGCATTAACCCGTTCTCCGATAATAATCATGTTACCACTCCTTCCAAAGCTCGAACCTCCTCTTATATGGCGTACTTGTGTTTAGACAAAAAGTACTTTTTCGGTTTTTCTTTGAGAATTCCGGCAACAATCTTATGAGCCCTTTCATCGGCTGTTGTATGCCCTTCCGACTTCCATACTGAACGCTGCTGGCGGTCACTGAGCGTAGGCTGATAATGCTCGGTTCTATAAAACTTCCTGGTAGTTCTGCTGGCTACAAAGTTTCCGCCGGGTCCGGCTTTTTTGATTTCATCGACGCAAAGGGTCTTTTCGGTTACATCAATGCCCTTTATCGATCTTTTCACCATGCCGAGGATTTCATTATCGATTACAAGCTTCTCTAAGCTTACTGTAAAGGCAAATTCCATCAGACCGGCGGCATCATGGATAAAATCTGCTCCTGCCAAACCTACCAGCATGTTCGTTACAGCCGATTCATATCCGCATTGCGCATCCAGTACTTTTGAATCACTGATGCCCGCAGTTGAATAATAGGGGATACCATAGTGCTGGGCCATCTGTGCTGTTGCGGCATTGATTAAACCGCTTTCCACAGGAGCACCTAAATATCGCATAGTACTCATATCCATTGAAGAAGCAACACACCCATATATTACCGGAGTCCCTGGATTTACTAACTGAGTCAGCATAATATTAATCAGGGCATCACAATTTTGAACCACAAGCGTACCGGCCACGGACATAGGTGAAGTGCCGCCGCATAATGGTTCTACCGGCACTGCCAGGGGAAGGCCTTCTCTGGCAATTTGCATCATAAAAGTTCCGTATTTATCATCAATTCTAAGTGGGCTGATTCCACAGGTTATAAAGGAAATGAATGGACGTTCCCGCAGCGCTTCCGGAGAACCCGCAGCCTCTTCGGCCATACGAATCACTTCATTTATACCCTCCGAAGTATAGACACCGCCCATAACATGCTTGTCAGTGTAGGTCAGTCCTGCAAAAAACCTGTTTATATCTACATCATTAACATCTAAGTCATTGGGGTAAGTTGGCAGTAAGCAAATGTCAATGTTATCCATCTTGTCAACAACTCTGACCACATTCTCAAGATCCTGCAGCAAGGCAGGCCTGCTATCTTTTTCTCCATGGTCCAGCATGTGTAAAGCTGTACCACCGGTCCCAAAATATACGTTCCCTGATCCAAGATGGCAGTCGTGCTTCTCATTTCGTCCGTAAAGTGTTATTTTTGAAGGCGCTGATGAAATTAGTTCCCTAACGGTTTCTTCCTTTAATTTGATTATCTTATTTTCCTCATCAACGAAGTCGGCAACTTTTTTAAAATACTCAAAAGCTTCCGGCTGATATACTTCAAAACCGGTTTCCGACAGCACCTCCATGGTGGCCTGATCAATTTTGTCAATATCGCTCTGTGTAAGAGGCGTATATTGATGCGTACGACTATTCATTCTTTTTCCTCCTTCATGATTTTGTTTTAGAATGGTGCAGCTATTTACACATTCCAAACATAATTTAATAAATATTCATAATGCATTCCTCCAATTCCATTTATTTTAAGTGAATCATAACACTATCATTAAAAAAAAAATGCATAACAAAAAAAGCATCTGACATGCAAATATATTCAGACTCCCTGTGTAATATTCAAGCTTGTCCTTACAAAGAAAGGCGCGCGTATTAGATTTCCTAAACGCGCGCCTTCCAGTACCGGTTACTGCTAAAGCATTGCTAACTGAGATATAATTTCCGGTATAAAAAACCCGCGAAACAAAAACGACAGATACGTATATCCGTCATGATGTTATTTTATGTATATGGTTAATTGTTTGAGGTGGATTAAAGTATATTGAACTCTCTGAATTATCTGAAATGAGGTTTGAAAAAACGATTCAATAAGCTATAGAATTGGTTAAAATGGAATAACTTGTTACTTTTTATTATATGCTCCCTAGTTTTAATGTCAAGGCAAATACCCTTAATTTACCACTTCCTGTCTTCCAAGAAAGCCTGATATTATTGACTTTATGGGCTATTTTACCATTAGCAAAAAAAACTAAATTAATAAAATATTAATAACTCCTACCATCCATTTTCTACCACTTCGCAGTAAAAAAGTAGACCTGAAGAAGAACTGGGGGTGGATCCCAGTCCTAAGACCAGGGAACTTTACTATAACTTGTTCAGAAGAGGATTAAACACTTCCAAAAGAGAGTGTTTTTTCATCTTGCCAGAGTTATACTCTTCGCAGTTTACGAAGCTGCTATGCAAACCAGTATTGAAATCTTGCTAATTTTTTAACAAGCTGCAGGAAAAACATGGGTAATGAAGAAGGGTAGGGTAATTAAAAGATACTAATGCAGCCGAGATGGGTGGTAATGAAATAAATGAGAGAGGGTATACAAAGTGATTGAGATCTCCAATTTATCAAAGAGTTATAACAATGGAGCTATAAAAGCTGTTGATGAGCTTAACCTGGAGGTTAAGGCAGGAGAAATATTTGGTTTTCTCGGACCTAATGGCGCTGGTAAAACCACTACTATTAAAATGATGGTAGGGCTTTTAAAACCTGATAATGGCACTATTACCATCAATGGCCACAGTGTTACAGAAAGCCCTTTAGCAGCAAAGCAATCCATAAGCTTTGTTCCTGATACTCCCGAAGTTTATGAAAAGCTTACAGGCATCGAGTATTTGAACTTTTTAGGGGACGCTTATGGTGTTTCGGGGGAAATAAGACGGGAGAGAATCAATGCCCTGTTAGATCTTTTTGAATTAAAGGGGGCAGTTAGTGATCTGATTCAAACCTACTCTCATGGTATGCGTCAAAAAATAATCCTTATCGGGGCGCTACTACACGAGCCTGAGGTTTTTATTTTGGATGAGCCCATGGTGGGGCTAGATCCTAAGTCTGCCAACAATCTTAAAAATTATATGCGAGAACACTGTAATAAAGGGAATACAGTCTTTTTTTCTACCCATGTATTGGAGGTGGCTGAGAAGCTCTGTGACCGCATCGGTATTATTCATAAAGGAAAGCTTATTGCCTGTGGTACCATGGCCGAGCTTAATAACCTATCGGAAGACCAAGAATCCCTGGAAAAAATATTCCTGGAGTTGACAAATAAATGAGAATGCTACAACTAATTTGGCTGCAAATAAGGGTGAACTTTAGTCTTTCCGCAATAAATTGGTACCGCAAAAAAGACATAAAGAAGTTTCTTGGAAGCTTAGGACTATTTGCATTAATTGTTATAAGTCTAGGACCTATTTTTTACCTTTATTTAAGATTGGTTCAAGAAACCTACAAAGCAGGCTTAACCTTTGGTCAGGCAGAAGTGGTGCTGACCTCGGCATTGGTTTTAGCTTCTGTCCTGGTACTGATGTTTGGCTTTGTCTTTGTGATGTCTGTATTTTATTACTCAAAAGACTTATCGATTTTAGTTCCGTTACCTTACCTCCCCAAAGATATCCTGGGAGCTAAATTTTCTGTAGTCTTAATTTATGATTATTTAACTATCTTACCTTTTTACTTGCCGGCTCTATGGGTTTACGGTAGCAATACAGGCGCCGGCCCCCTTTACTGGATTATCGGTGCAGTTGTATTTTTCTTAGTGCCGGTAATACCTTTGACTCTTGCTTCAATTTTTGTTCTTTTTCTGATGAGGGTGACTAACTTTAGCAGAAGAAGAGATACATTGCGTATGATTGGACTTGTTTTATTTATTTTTATCCTTTTAGGCTTTAACTACTTTATTACTGGGATACCAGTGGGAGAAGAAGCAGAATTTATTGAGATGCTATTTTTAGAAGAACAAGGATTAGTAAGCTATGTTAGCAGGATTTATCCCCCCGCACTATTTGCTACAAAGGCTTTAACCTCTGGAGGCGTGGAAGGGATTCTTAATTTTGCTTATTTTCTGGGTTTTAGTTTTGCAGGCATAGCTTCGATGCTCTTAATTGGACAAAAAATATTTTATCAAGGTCTTATCGGCGGGGAGGAAGTTCAGAGCCGCAAAGCCATTTCCCAGGAAAAACTGGAAAAGAAAATCTCTCAGCCCACTTCCTTTGTTTGGGCAATCGCTATGCGGGAGATAAAATACCTTTTTAGAACTCCAATTTATCTTTTCAACAGCGTAGCTATGCTGGCCATAGTGCCTTTACTCTTTGTCATCCCAGCCCTCTCCGGAGGAAGTATGGATCAGTTGATAACTGTCCTTCAAGAAATGGAGCCTCGGGTTGCGCAACTTTTGGGAGGTGCGGTTTTTATCGCTGTTTTGGCATTATTTGTTCCGGCAGCCTCTAGTTCCTTTTCCCGGGAAGGTAAGTTATTTTGGGTATCTCAAGTAATTCCAATTCCTCCAAAAAAACAAATTCAGGGAAAGATACTTTACTCCTTTATCCTAGCTTCTTTGACGTTACCTATAGTTGTTCTAATGTCGCTTATTATGCTGCCCTGGAGTTTAACAGAACTTCTGATAGTTCTTGGGGGAGGAATGGTGTTAAGCTTTCCCGCTATTACCTTAAGTTTACTGATAGATTTTATGCGGCCTTATTTAACCT
The Dethiobacter alkaliphilus AHT 1 genome window above contains:
- a CDS encoding putative ABC transporter permease subunit, with translation MRMLQLIWLQIRVNFSLSAINWYRKKDIKKFLGSLGLFALIVISLGPIFYLYLRLVQETYKAGLTFGQAEVVLTSALVLASVLVLMFGFVFVMSVFYYSKDLSILVPLPYLPKDILGAKFSVVLIYDYLTILPFYLPALWVYGSNTGAGPLYWIIGAVVFFLVPVIPLTLASIFVLFLMRVTNFSRRRDTLRMIGLVLFIFILLGFNYFITGIPVGEEAEFIEMLFLEEQGLVSYVSRIYPPALFATKALTSGGVEGILNFAYFLGFSFAGIASMLLIGQKIFYQGLIGGEEVQSRKAISQEKLEKKISQPTSFVWAIAMREIKYLFRTPIYLFNSVAMLAIVPLLFVIPALSGGSMDQLITVLQEMEPRVAQLLGGAVFIAVLALFVPAASSSFSREGKLFWVSQVIPIPPKKQIQGKILYSFILASLTLPIVVLMSLIMLPWSLTELLIVLGGGMVLSFPAITLSLLIDFMRPYLTWDSPQKAIKQNINVVLAMVAGGGLYYLLYLAGRTAYFATEAELPVYLVVLGGATLFGILFYWIMIKIAPGKYNDINIK
- a CDS encoding trimethylamine methyltransferase family protein, which gives rise to MNSRTHQYTPLTQSDIDKIDQATMEVLSETGFEVYQPEAFEYFKKVADFVDEENKIIKLKEETVRELISSAPSKITLYGRNEKHDCHLGSGNVYFGTGGTALHMLDHGEKDSRPALLQDLENVVRVVDKMDNIDICLLPTYPNDLDVNDVDINRFFAGLTYTDKHVMGGVYTSEGINEVIRMAEEAAGSPEALRERPFISFITCGISPLRIDDKYGTFMMQIAREGLPLAVPVEPLCGGTSPMSVAGTLVVQNCDALINIMLTQLVNPGTPVIYGCVASSMDMSTMRYLGAPVESGLINAATAQMAQHYGIPYYSTAGISDSKVLDAQCGYESAVTNMLVGLAGADFIHDAAGLMEFAFTVSLEKLVIDNEILGMVKRSIKGIDVTEKTLCVDEIKKAGPGGNFVASRTTRKFYRTEHYQPTLSDRQQRSVWKSEGHTTADERAHKIVAGILKEKPKKYFLSKHKYAI
- a CDS encoding ABC transporter ATP-binding protein, whose amino-acid sequence is MIEISNLSKSYNNGAIKAVDELNLEVKAGEIFGFLGPNGAGKTTTIKMMVGLLKPDNGTITINGHSVTESPLAAKQSISFVPDTPEVYEKLTGIEYLNFLGDAYGVSGEIRRERINALLDLFELKGAVSDLIQTYSHGMRQKIILIGALLHEPEVFILDEPMVGLDPKSANNLKNYMREHCNKGNTVFFSTHVLEVAEKLCDRIGIIHKGKLIACGTMAELNNLSEDQESLEKIFLELTNK